One Brassica napus cultivar Da-Ae chromosome C4, Da-Ae, whole genome shotgun sequence genomic region harbors:
- the LOC106414370 gene encoding uncharacterized protein LOC106414370, which translates to MPVMEKLRMFVAQEPVVAASCLIGGVGLFLPAVVRPILDSLEASKQVKAPPLTDVIAGVTGKKQT; encoded by the exons ATGCCGGTGATGGAGAAACTCAGGATGTTCGTCGCGCAGGAGCCTGTCGTCGCCGCCTCCTGCTTAATCGGCGGCGTTG GACTCTTCTTGCCCGCTGTGGTGAGGCCTATTCTAGACTCGCTCGAGGCGTCTAAGCAAGTTAAAGCGCCTCCTCTTACCGAT GTTATTGCTGGAGTTACAGGGAAGAAACAGACCTAA
- the LOC106414369 gene encoding uncharacterized protein LOC106414369, producing MREEKDKLALVLAAKSRSLLYTSSPPTPSVFASPIHTLASVPFCWEEQPGKPKNPLLPLPYPKCLDLPPRLLLPGELPLPERKHGLFGFIRKKGRGDVVVRGSYVFPSEKERAGEINNNNNMKIMKFNSSGSFHGGGGSLKGSHFWGGLCKGLKQAMPWKNKKLRRESL from the exons ATGAGAGAAGAGAAGGACAAGCTGGCTCTTGTGTTGGCTGCAAAGTCAAGATCATTGCTGTACACTTCGTCACCTCCAACTCCAAGTGTGTTTGCTTCTCCTATTCACACTCTAGCTTCTGTTCCTTTTTGCTGGGAAGAGCAACCAGGCAAGCCCAagaaccctcttcttcctcttccttacCCAAAATGTCTTGATCTGCCTCCACGCTTGCTCCTTCCGGGTGAATTGCCATTGCCTGAGAGGAAGCATGGGCTCTTTGGGTTCATTAGGAAGAAAGGGAGAGGGGACGTTGTCGTCAGGGGTAGTTATGTCTTTCCGTCGGAGAAGGAGAGAGCAGGTGAGATCAATAATAACAACAACATGAAAATCATGAAGTTTAACAGCTCAGGGAGTTTCCATGGTGGTGGTGGCTCTCTAAAAGGATCTCACTTTTGG GGAGGTTTATGTAAGGGATTGAAGCAAGCAATGCCATGGAAGAACAAGAAGCTGAGAAGAGAAAGTCTTTGA
- the LOC106414365 gene encoding auxin response factor 11 gives MESVVDDQLYMELWKACAGPLVEVPRYDERVFYFPQGHMEQLVASTNQRVVDKDIPVFNLPPKILCRVLNVMLKAEHETDEVYAQITLQPEEDQSEPTSLDPPVTEPAKQTVDSFVKILTASDTSTHGGFSVLRKHATECLPSLDMTQATPTQELVARDLHGYEWRFKHIFRGQPRRHLLTTGWSTFVTSKRLVAGDAFVFLRGHQTGDLRVGVRRLAKQQSTMPASVISSQSMHLGVLATASHAFNTTTMFVVLYKPRISQFIISVNKYMAAMKKGFGIGMRFRMRFEGEESSERIFTGTIVGTGDLSPQWPSSKWRSLQIQWDEPSTVQRPNKVSPWEIEPFLPSTLTTSPTQPHSKSKRSRPIDSSVSEITGSPVASNFLSRFPKSHEPSPSLKLLFQDPSSERNSNKTEAPATSCCRLFGFDLKSKPASAPNPPDKQQLISVDSNNTGSTKCQDPNSSKDQKQQTSSTRSRTKVQMQGTAVGRAVDLTLLRSYDELISELEKMFEIQGELRSKDRWAIVFTDDEGDMMLVGDDPWDEFCKMAKKLFIYSSDEVKKMSSKSLLDDECTMVQLEPDQRTVKL, from the exons ATGGAGAGTGTTGTAGATGATCAGCTGTACATGGAGCTATGGAAAGCTTGTGCAGGGCCACTTGTGGAAGTTCCTCGTTATGATGAAAGAGTTTTCTACTTCCCTCAAGGTCACATGGAACAA TTGGTAGCTTCGACTAATCAAAGAGTCGTTGATAAAGACATACCAGTTTTTAATCTTCCTCCAAAGATACTGTGTCGAGTTCTTAATGTCATGTTAAAAGCTGAACATGAAACAGATGAGGTTTACGCTCAGATCACATTACAACCTGAGGAAGAT caaagtGAACCCACAAGCCTTGATCCACCTGTAACTGAACCTGCCAAACAAACTGTTGACTCCTTTGTTAAGATTCTAACAGCTTCTGATACAAGTACTCATGGTGGCTTCTCTGTTCTTCGTAAACACGCCACTGAGTGTCTTCCTTCACTT GATATGACACAAGCTACACCAACTCAAGAACTGGTAGCTAGAGATCTCCACGGATATGAGTGGAGGTTTAAGCATATATTCAGAG GACAACCGAGGAGACATTTACTTACAACTGGTTGGAGTACATTTGTAACTTCTAAAAGACTTGTAGCTGGAGATGCATTTGTGTTCTTAAG GGGTCATCAAACTGGTGATCTACGAGTTGGAGTGAGACGTTTAGCTAAGCAACAAAGCACAATGCCTGCATCGGTTATCTCGAGTCAGAGTATGCATTTGGGAGTTCTTGCTACAGCTTCTCATGCTTTTAACACAACAACTATGTTTGTTGTCTTGTACAAGCCGAG GATAAGTCAGTTCATAATAAGTGTGAACAAGTACATGGCTGCAATGAAGAAAGGATTTGGTATTGGTATGAGGTTTAGGATGAGGTTTGAAGGAGAAGAGTCTTCTGAGAGAAT ATTTACGGGTACTATTGTTGGGACTGGAGATCTATCTCCACAATGGCCATCTTCAAAGTGGAGGTCCTTGCAG ATCCAATGGGACGAGCCATCTACAGTTCAGAGACCAAACAAGGTCTCACCGTGGGAGATTGAGCCTTTCTTGCCGTCCACGCTAACTACATCACCTACTCAACCACACTCAAAGTCCAAGCggtcaagacccattgattcatCAGTTTCAG AAATCACTGGGAGTCCTGTGGCTTCTAACTTCTTGAGCAGGTTCCCTAAGAGCCACGAGCCAAGTCCATCACTCAAACTGTTGTTTCAAGATCCATCAAGTGAAAGAAACTCGAACAAAACCGAGGCTCCAGCCACAAGTTGCTGTAGGTTATTCGGATTCGATCTCAAGAGCAAGCCTGCTTCAGCTCCAAACCCTCCTGACAAGCAGCAACTAATAAGCGTTGATTCAAATAACACTGGTTCTACCAAATGTCAAGATCCTAACTCATCGAAGGATCAGAAGCAGCAAACATCATCAACAAGAAGCCGAACCAAG GTGCAAATGCAAGGAACAGCGGTGGGACGTGCGGTTGATTTAACGTTGTTGAGATCATACGATGAACTAATCAGTGAGTTAGAGAAAATGTTTGAGATTCAAGGAGAGCTTAGGTCTAAAGACAGATGGGCTATTGTGTTTACTGATGATGAAGGTGATATGATGCTTGTTGGAGACGATCCATGGGA TGAGTTCTGTAAGATGGCGAAGAAGTTGTTCATATATTCGAGTGATGAGGTCAAGAAAATGAGCTCGAAGTCATTGTTGGATGATGAATGTACGATGGTACAGCTTGAACCGGACCAGAGGACAGTTAAACTTTAA
- the LOC106414366 gene encoding uncharacterized protein LOC106414366 translates to MMAAGEARAVWQRTVNRYFVQEDAKRAPKLTTSCQSSSSTVSSKQVEDSGSSRPVVDPHNQSSSCAGFMPRHPNPNFPHLLPHNTSLWGHPHHIQQDHKEQVNTPSEAEVDISEKKPELGAKSFKSESFQEFIELMETRESYVSFGKDESSSENKLTNELPFDPSSPWNPLSSEKAAPWWRTTDKDELASLVAQRSLDFVENCDLPTPQKMNRSYYGSPRSFDSDAFRDHSIPNQTTHAPRRGNSFKNRTEEASSESDLSKSKLLEALRRSQTRAREAENMAKEACAEREHLVKLLLKQASELFGYKQLLQLLQLESLYHQIKSKKIEDSKEPPPVSIPWSNTKGRKAGRKRRSKRSKPNGFVGLALGMSLVGAGLLLGWTVGWMQMLSF, encoded by the coding sequence ATGATGGCAGCAGGAGAAGCAAGAGCTGTGTGGCAAAGAACAGTTAACCGTTACTTTGTCCAAGAAGACGCTAAAAGAGCTCCCAAGTTAACAACCTCTTGCCAATCTTCTTCATCAACTGTTTCATCTAAACAGGTTGAAGATTCTGGATCTTCTCGTCCCGTTGTTGATCCACACAACCAATCATCATCTTGTGCAGGTTTCATGCCTCGTCATCCAAACCCGAACTTCCCTCATCTGTTACCACACAACACCAGTTTGTGGGGACATCCTCATCACATTCAGCAAGACCACAAGGAACAAGTGAACACTCCATCGGAAGCTGAGGTTGATATCTCTGAGAAGAAACCTGAATTGGGAGCCAAGTCTTTTAAGTCTGAAAGCTTTCAAGAGTTTATAGAGTTGATGGAGACAAGGGAAAGTTATGTTTCTTTTGGGAAAGATGAATCCTCCTCTGAGAACAAGTTAACGAACGAGCTACCTTTCGATCCGAGCTCTCCCTGGAATCCTCTCTCTAGCGAGAAAGCTGCACCTTGGTGGAGAACTACAGACAAAGATGAACTAGCTTCCTTGGTTGCACAAAGGTCTCTAGACTTTGTCGAGAACTGCGACCTCCCAACACCGCAGAAGATGAACCGCTCTTACTACGGTAGTCCACGTTCTTTCGACTCTGATGCATTCCGGGACCACTCTATCCCCAACCAAACCACCCACGCGCCAAGGAGAGGAAACAGCTTCAAGAACAGAACAGAGGAGGCTTCCTCCGAGTCTGACTTAAGCAAATCAAAGCTGCTAGAAGCGCTGAGACGCTCTCAGACGCGAGCTAGGGAAGCTGAAAACATGGCTAAAGAAGCGTGTGCAGAGAGAGAGCATTTGGTGAAGCTCTTGTTGAAGCAAGCCTCAGAGCTTTTCGGGTATAAGCAGCTGCTGCAACTGCTTCAGCTTGAATCTTTGTACCACCAAATCAAGAGCAAGAAGATTGAGGACAGCAAGGAGCCGCCACCTGTTTCCATCCCTTGGAGCAATACCAAAGGGAGAAAAGCggggagaaagagaagaagcaaAAGGAGTAAACCGAATGGGTTTGTTGGTTTAGCGTTGGGGATGAGTCTTGTTGGTGCTGGTTTGCTTCTGGGGTGGACTGTTGGATGGATGCAGATGCTTTCTTTCTAA
- the LOC106413982 gene encoding putative cyclin-A3-1 codes for MCAPYVTGIFVYLRQLEVKEKSRPLIDCIDKVQKDVTPDMREVLVDWLVEVTEEYKLLSDTLYLDVSYIDRFLSLQTVNRQKLQLLGVSSMLIASNECTFFGSWCSVFYAGGGDCKVSIGAFNSSSDYATQTLGSVSDPRYLKLGKEEPRLETKWFNENSYSKMPMLQLHKEIVDFCEFLLPT; via the exons ATGTGTGCTCCCTATGTCACCGGAATCTTCGTCTATCTCCGTCAATTAGAG GTGAAGGAAAAGTCAAGGCCTTTGATTGATTGTATAGACAAGGTGCAAAAAGATGTAACGCCTGATATGAGAGAAGTTttggttgattggttagttgaAGTTACTGAAGAGTACAAACTTCTCTCCGACACTCTTTACCTAGATGTCTCCTACATCGACAGATTCTTGTCTCTTCAGACTGTTAATAGGCAAAAGCTTCAGCTTTTGGGAGTTTCTTCTATGCTTATTGCTTC AAATGAATGCACTTTCTTTGGATCCTGGTGCTCTGTGTTCTATGCTGGTGGTGGAGATTGCAAAGTTTCTATCGGTGCCTTCAATTCCTCAAGTGACTATGCGACACAAACTCTTGGTTCAGTATCAGACCCAAG GTACTTAAAACTGGGGAAGGAAGAACCAAGGTTAGAGACTAAATGGTTTAACGAGAACAGCTATTCCAAAATGCCAATGCTTCAGTTACATAAAG AGATAGTAGATTTCTGTGAGTTTTTGTTACCAACTTGA